The following proteins come from a genomic window of Flavobacterium crocinum:
- the nadA gene encoding quinolinate synthase NadA, whose translation MDKNFLIQEITRLKQEKKAVILAHYYQDENIQEIADFIGDSLELAKKAQNTNADIIVFAGVHFMAETAKILNPNKKVLLPDWEAGCSLADGCDPKDFSEFKTQYPDHVVVTYINCSAEIKAMSDLVCTSANAKKIIESIPDEHKIIFAPDENLGNYLQKETKRELVLWKGSCVVHEAFSLDKLIELYNKNPTAKIAAHPESESHILKAAHFIGSTSGIINFIKTDPAAVYIVATEAGILHELSKAVPNKTLIPAPSTEDNSCACSECAFMKMNTLEKLYLCLKNESPEMLVTEELRIEALKPIEKMLQLS comes from the coding sequence ATGGATAAGAACTTTCTAATACAAGAAATAACCCGATTGAAACAGGAAAAAAAAGCTGTTATTCTGGCTCATTATTATCAAGATGAGAACATTCAGGAAATAGCAGATTTTATTGGGGACAGTCTTGAATTGGCTAAAAAAGCACAAAATACCAATGCAGACATCATTGTATTTGCGGGAGTTCATTTTATGGCAGAAACGGCCAAAATTTTGAATCCCAATAAAAAAGTGTTGCTGCCAGATTGGGAAGCCGGATGTTCGCTTGCAGATGGCTGTGATCCGAAAGATTTCAGCGAATTTAAAACACAATATCCTGATCATGTAGTGGTAACTTATATCAACTGTTCTGCCGAAATAAAAGCCATGAGCGATTTGGTTTGTACTTCGGCGAATGCCAAAAAAATAATAGAATCGATACCCGACGAACATAAAATCATTTTTGCACCGGATGAAAATTTAGGTAATTATCTTCAAAAGGAAACCAAACGTGAACTCGTCTTATGGAAAGGCTCGTGCGTGGTACATGAAGCCTTTTCATTAGACAAACTAATCGAATTATACAACAAAAATCCGACTGCAAAAATTGCAGCCCACCCAGAGTCAGAAAGTCATATTTTAAAAGCAGCGCATTTCATCGGCTCTACCTCGGGTATTATTAATTTCATTAAAACGGATCCTGCTGCCGTTTACATTGTGGCTACAGAAGCCGGTATCCTGCATGAGCTTTCAAAAGCTGTACCGAACAAGACGCTGATTCCGGCTCCTTCCACAGAAGACAATAGCTGTGCCTGCAGCGAATGTGCTTTCATGAAAATGAATACATTGGAAAAACTGTATTTGTGTCTTAAAAATGAAAGTCCAGAAATGCTGGTAACAGAAGAACTGAGAATTGAAGCCTTAAAACCAATTGAAAAAATGCTTCAATTATCTTAA
- the nadB gene encoding L-aspartate oxidase gives MLTTDILIIGSGISGLFFAMKTAQKRPDLSIVIMTKEAARNTNTQLAQGGIAVVTDLIKDSFNKHIHDTLRSGGGLCDREIVNMVITQAPERLKELIEIGTSFDKDEKGRWNLGLEGGHSQHRILHHKDSSGLEIERKLLKIIRKMPNIELWENHMVIDLNTETRKNKTTCTGVFFYDKKHNRIKYIRTRTVVLSTGGCGQLFENTTNPKIATGDGLAMAARAGAEIVDMQYIQFHPTALYTSKENPLFLISEAVRGFGAHIVNEDKKRFLFKYDIRGELATRDMVSSAISKELRLSGKDHVYLDCRHLNKAEFYANFPIIAAHCNELGIKPEKDLIPIVPAAHYQCGGIKVDQNGTTAIPNLYAIGECARTGLHGKNRLASNSLLEALVFAHQASENVDRTIAGFLFSNRILIPKFPKAHQVDDYLAFEILKKELQKLVTAFYTNEERDADLTFEKIKELHNYAVSLTQTHEITIPFIEFSNMIAVSLIIVKQCKASNKEMC, from the coding sequence ATGCTTACAACAGATATATTAATCATCGGTTCAGGTATTTCGGGATTATTTTTCGCCATGAAAACGGCTCAAAAACGCCCAGATTTATCTATTGTTATAATGACTAAAGAAGCAGCCAGAAATACCAATACACAGCTTGCACAAGGTGGCATTGCAGTAGTGACAGATCTTATAAAAGATAGTTTTAACAAACATATACATGATACGCTTCGTTCCGGAGGCGGACTTTGCGATAGAGAAATCGTTAATATGGTCATTACGCAAGCTCCAGAAAGACTTAAAGAATTAATTGAAATTGGAACTTCATTTGACAAAGATGAAAAAGGCCGATGGAATTTAGGTTTGGAAGGCGGGCATTCACAACATAGAATACTACATCATAAAGACAGTTCCGGATTGGAAATTGAGCGTAAACTGCTCAAAATAATCCGAAAAATGCCCAACATTGAACTTTGGGAAAATCATATGGTTATTGATCTGAATACCGAAACCAGAAAAAATAAAACGACTTGTACAGGTGTTTTCTTTTATGATAAAAAACACAATAGAATAAAATACATCAGAACACGAACAGTTGTTTTAAGCACAGGAGGATGCGGACAGCTTTTTGAAAACACTACCAATCCAAAAATCGCAACCGGAGACGGACTTGCAATGGCAGCACGCGCAGGTGCAGAAATTGTGGATATGCAATACATTCAGTTTCATCCAACAGCTTTATATACCAGTAAAGAGAATCCGTTGTTTCTAATCTCCGAAGCGGTAAGAGGTTTTGGTGCTCATATTGTAAACGAAGACAAAAAAAGGTTTTTATTTAAATATGACATTCGGGGCGAGCTGGCTACACGCGATATGGTATCAAGTGCCATCAGTAAAGAACTTCGTTTAAGCGGAAAAGATCACGTTTACCTGGATTGCAGACATTTAAACAAAGCTGAATTTTACGCCAATTTCCCCATAATTGCAGCACATTGTAATGAACTCGGGATTAAACCTGAAAAAGATTTAATTCCAATTGTTCCTGCAGCACATTATCAATGCGGCGGAATAAAAGTAGATCAAAATGGAACAACAGCTATTCCAAATCTGTATGCTATAGGAGAATGTGCAAGAACAGGACTTCATGGAAAAAACCGTTTGGCTTCCAATTCGCTTTTAGAGGCTTTGGTATTTGCGCATCAAGCTTCGGAGAATGTGGATAGAACCATTGCCGGATTCCTTTTTTCCAACAGAATTTTAATACCAAAGTTTCCAAAAGCACATCAGGTTGATGATTATCTGGCTTTTGAAATATTGAAAAAAGAATTGCAAAAACTAGTTACAGCTTTTTATACCAACGAAGAACGTGATGCCGATTTGACTTTTGAAAAAATAAAAGAGCTTCATAATTATGCTGTTTCGCTTACACAAACACACGAAATTACAATTCCGTTTATAGAATTTTCAAATATGATTGCAGTGTCTTTAATCATTGTTAAACAATGCAAGGCATCAAACAAAGAAATGTGCTGA
- the ric gene encoding iron-sulfur cluster repair di-iron protein, producing the protein MKLTNKTTIGEIVADDFRTAAIFTKYHIDFCCKGYRTIEEVCKKRDIEESELIEHIEKARNSSVNQSFDYKSWPADMIADYITKTHHRYIEEKAPIIIQYLTKLCGVHGAIHPELHEIHTIFSKSALDLTAHMKREELIVFPFIKKMKSAQSKGTPFEMPAFFSIENPITSLREDHITEGQRFKRIAALTNNYTPPVESCTTYKAAFAMLEEFDKDLKKHIHMENNILFPKAIELEKTFEKVS; encoded by the coding sequence ATGAAACTAACAAATAAAACCACGATTGGCGAAATTGTAGCAGATGATTTTAGAACAGCGGCAATTTTCACGAAATACCACATCGATTTTTGCTGTAAAGGATATCGAACTATTGAGGAAGTATGTAAAAAAAGAGATATCGAAGAAAGTGAGCTTATCGAACATATCGAAAAAGCCAGAAACAGTTCTGTCAATCAGTCTTTTGATTATAAATCTTGGCCTGCGGATATGATTGCAGATTATATTACCAAAACGCATCATCGATATATTGAAGAAAAAGCGCCGATTATTATTCAATATCTAACCAAATTGTGCGGTGTTCATGGTGCAATCCATCCGGAACTCCATGAAATACATACTATTTTCTCTAAATCGGCTTTGGATTTGACGGCTCATATGAAAAGAGAAGAATTGATTGTTTTTCCTTTTATCAAAAAAATGAAATCGGCTCAAAGTAAAGGAACTCCGTTTGAAATGCCTGCTTTTTTCAGTATCGAAAATCCGATAACAAGCTTAAGAGAAGATCATATTACCGAAGGACAGCGTTTCAAAAGAATTGCGGCTTTAACCAATAATTATACGCCACCTGTTGAATCTTGCACAACCTACAAAGCTGCTTTTGCCATGCTCGAAGAATTTGATAAAGATTTGAAAAAACACATTCACATGGAGAATAATATTTTATTCCCAAAAGCCATTGAACTCGAAAAAACTTTTGAAAAAGTGTCCTAA
- a CDS encoding ribonucleoside triphosphate reductase, with protein MEKYVIKRNGDYKPFEAYKIHDAIQKAFQSVNKTFDKKIYKIVLSGLEVKYSWPVEEIQDMIERVLFENGYFQTMRSFIIYRHTRKLQREHVNGLNDDTTFIDSTQTVEEYINQSDWRINANANISYSNAGLVSNTAGKVIANYWLDKIYNKEEGSAHRNGDIHIHDLDCLTGYCAGWSLRMLLNEGFNGVRGRVESRPPSHFREALGQMANFLGILQSEWAGAQAFSSFDTYLAPYVFKDQLTYDEVLKTVRSFVYNLNVPARWGQSPFTNITLDWNVPDDLKEQIPTKNDLHLFLNVTDENLIHEAQKRGVSKLENLKYADFQTEMNLINKAYYTIMTEGDANGQPFTFPIPTVNITEDFDWNGENVDLLFENTAKIGSSYFQNFIGSQYLLDDNGNRIENPDAYKPNAVRSMCCRLQLDLRELLKRGNGLFGSAEMTGSIGVVTINMARLGYLHKGNIINLFAHLDELLTIAKSTLEKKRKFIQEMYDRGLYPYTQRYLKHFKNHFSTIGVNGMNEMVINFTEGKQNITDNSGIHFATEILDYIRLRMKEFQEETGNLYNLEATPAEGTTYRFAKEDKKRFPEILQAGHDKHIYYTNSSQIPVDYTEDPFEALLLQDELQCKYTGGTVLHLYMREKISSPEACKNFVKKVLTNFKLPYITVTPVFSICPVHGYLNGEHEYCPKCDEELLHANNQKHLAYENKNA; from the coding sequence ATGGAAAAATACGTCATTAAACGCAATGGAGATTATAAACCTTTTGAGGCTTATAAAATTCATGACGCGATTCAAAAAGCTTTTCAAAGTGTCAATAAAACTTTTGATAAAAAAATCTATAAAATTGTCCTTTCCGGTCTTGAGGTAAAGTATTCGTGGCCTGTAGAAGAAATTCAGGACATGATCGAAAGGGTGCTTTTTGAAAATGGCTATTTCCAAACCATGCGTTCGTTTATCATCTATAGACATACCAGAAAATTACAGCGAGAACATGTTAACGGATTAAACGATGACACCACTTTCATAGACAGTACACAGACTGTAGAAGAATACATCAACCAGTCAGATTGGCGAATTAATGCGAATGCGAATATTTCGTATTCAAACGCGGGACTTGTCAGTAATACCGCGGGAAAAGTAATCGCCAATTATTGGCTGGATAAAATATACAATAAAGAAGAAGGTTCTGCTCATAGGAATGGCGACATACATATCCATGATTTGGATTGTCTTACCGGATACTGCGCCGGGTGGAGCCTGCGCATGCTCTTGAACGAAGGATTTAACGGCGTGCGCGGCCGTGTCGAGAGCAGACCTCCTTCTCATTTTAGAGAAGCATTGGGACAAATGGCTAATTTTCTGGGAATTTTGCAAAGCGAATGGGCAGGCGCTCAGGCATTCAGTTCTTTTGATACTTATCTGGCCCCTTATGTTTTTAAAGATCAGCTTACTTATGATGAGGTTTTAAAAACCGTTAGAAGTTTTGTTTATAATCTGAATGTTCCGGCACGTTGGGGTCAGTCACCTTTTACGAATATTACGCTGGACTGGAATGTACCAGATGATTTAAAAGAACAAATTCCGACGAAAAATGATCTGCATTTGTTTTTGAATGTTACGGATGAAAATCTGATTCACGAGGCTCAAAAAAGAGGCGTTTCCAAATTAGAGAATCTAAAGTATGCTGATTTTCAAACAGAAATGAATCTCATCAACAAAGCTTATTATACGATTATGACTGAAGGTGATGCCAATGGACAGCCGTTTACCTTTCCTATTCCAACAGTTAATATCACAGAAGATTTTGACTGGAATGGCGAAAACGTGGATTTGTTATTTGAAAACACGGCTAAAATTGGTTCGTCTTATTTTCAGAATTTTATTGGAAGCCAATATCTTTTGGATGATAATGGAAACCGAATTGAAAATCCCGACGCTTATAAACCCAACGCTGTAAGAAGTATGTGCTGCAGATTACAGCTTGATCTAAGAGAATTATTAAAACGCGGCAACGGACTTTTTGGAAGTGCAGAAATGACGGGAAGCATTGGAGTTGTGACTATCAACATGGCGCGTTTGGGTTATTTGCATAAAGGAAATATCATTAATTTGTTTGCACATTTAGATGAATTATTGACCATTGCAAAATCGACTTTAGAGAAAAAAAGAAAGTTTATACAGGAAATGTATGACCGTGGTTTATATCCTTATACACAACGTTATTTAAAGCATTTCAAGAATCATTTTTCGACCATTGGCGTAAACGGAATGAATGAAATGGTAATCAATTTTACCGAAGGAAAACAAAATATAACTGACAATTCGGGAATTCATTTTGCTACCGAAATTCTAGATTACATCCGATTGCGAATGAAAGAATTTCAGGAAGAAACGGGAAATCTTTATAATCTGGAAGCAACACCAGCCGAAGGTACAACCTATCGTTTTGCAAAAGAAGATAAAAAACGTTTTCCAGAGATTCTGCAAGCGGGACACGACAAGCACATTTACTATACGAATAGTTCACAAATTCCGGTAGATTATACCGAAGATCCTTTTGAAGCCTTATTGCTTCAGGATGAATTACAATGCAAATATACTGGTGGTACCGTTTTACATCTTTATATGAGAGAAAAGATAAGCAGTCCTGAAGCCTGTAAAAATTTTGTAAAAAAGGTTTTAACCAACTTTAAACTGCCTTATATAACCGTAACGCCTGTCTTTAGCATCTGCCCTGTTCATGGATATTTGAACGGAGAACACGAATATTGTCCAAAATGCGATGAAGAATTGCTTCATGCCAACAACCAAAAACACTTAGCTTATGAAAACAAAAACGCATAA
- the nrdD gene encoding anaerobic ribonucleoside-triphosphate reductase, whose protein sequence is MKTKTHKILAENNNKRSKCLVYTRVMGYHRPVESFNIGKKGEHQQRTHFEEAIIY, encoded by the coding sequence ATGAAAACAAAAACGCATAAAATACTAGCCGAGAATAATAACAAAAGAAGCAAATGTCTCGTTTACACACGAGTAATGGGTTATCACAGACCCGTAGAAAGTTTTAACATAGGAAAAAAAGGTGAACACCAACAGCGTACACATTTCGAAGAAGCAATTATCTACTAA
- a CDS encoding anaerobic ribonucleoside-triphosphate reductase activating protein gives MNTNSVHISKKQLSTKVIYSLTPFTLLDYPHKTACIVWFAGCNMRCLYCYNPEIVLGKGKMDFDSILSFLKTRKRLLDGVVLSGGECTLSKNIISFIKEIKTMGFAVKIDTNGSTPKVLNSLIHDQLIDYVALDYKSLPHTFKKITQSGLFSPFEESLKLLIQSNIPFEIRTTFHSSLITETDFVQMIEYLETQNFEGNYYVQHFMNNVPTLSKLNDSHKEIRLKNYSTSKIKIVFRE, from the coding sequence GTGAACACCAACAGCGTACACATTTCGAAGAAGCAATTATCTACTAAAGTAATCTATAGCCTCACGCCTTTTACTTTATTAGATTATCCGCATAAAACAGCCTGCATTGTGTGGTTTGCGGGCTGTAACATGCGGTGTTTATACTGCTATAATCCTGAAATTGTTTTGGGAAAAGGAAAAATGGATTTTGACTCCATCCTTTCTTTCCTTAAAACCCGAAAACGATTATTGGATGGCGTGGTATTAAGCGGCGGAGAGTGTACGCTTTCTAAAAATATCATTTCTTTTATCAAAGAAATCAAAACAATGGGATTTGCCGTTAAAATAGATACAAACGGCTCTACCCCTAAAGTACTGAACAGCCTGATTCATGATCAATTAATTGATTATGTCGCGTTAGATTATAAAAGTCTTCCTCATACCTTTAAAAAGATAACGCAATCAGGCTTATTTTCTCCATTTGAAGAAAGTCTGAAACTTTTAATTCAGTCTAATATTCCGTTTGAAATTCGGACTACTTTTCATTCTTCCTTAATTACGGAAACCGATTTTGTTCAAATGATCGAATACCTCGAAACACAAAATTTTGAAGGCAATTATTATGTGCAGCATTTTATGAATAATGTGCCAACGCTTTCAAAATTAAATGATTCCCATAAAGAAATAAGATTAAAGAATTATTCCACTTCAAAAATAAAAATTGTTTTTAGGGAATAA
- a CDS encoding copper resistance protein CopD — protein MTLHHFILTIHLLAATVWVGGHLLLSISYLPKALKKKDPKIILNFEKKFEALGMSSLALLIVTGIWMAYDFGVTIETWFDFSGGFETVISTKLVLLFCTFVCAICAQLYFIPNLDKYNIRIMAFIILTVTSIGVAMLVLGFTLRYGGI, from the coding sequence ATGACTTTACATCATTTTATATTAACTATTCATCTTTTAGCTGCGACAGTTTGGGTTGGCGGTCATTTGCTTTTAAGTATCAGTTATCTTCCAAAAGCTTTAAAGAAAAAAGACCCTAAAATTATTCTAAATTTTGAAAAGAAATTTGAAGCCCTCGGAATGTCTTCTTTGGCTTTATTGATTGTAACAGGTATTTGGATGGCGTATGATTTTGGTGTAACCATCGAAACCTGGTTTGATTTTTCAGGTGGTTTTGAAACCGTGATTTCAACCAAACTCGTATTGTTATTCTGTACTTTCGTTTGTGCTATTTGTGCACAATTGTACTTTATTCCAAATCTTGACAAATACAATATCAGGATAATGGCATTTATTATTTTAACCGTTACTTCAATTGGAGTTGCGATGCTGGTTTTGGGATTTACGCTGCGTTATGGGGGGATTTGA